From Zea mays cultivar B73 chromosome 3, Zm-B73-REFERENCE-NAM-5.0, whole genome shotgun sequence:
agccccagaagacgacgaactccgctccgcccgacccagggctcggactcgggctaagtcccggaagacggcgaactccgctccgcccgacccagggctcggactcgggctaagtcccggaagacggcgaactccgctctgcccgacccagggctcggactcgggctcagccccagaagacaacgaactccgctccgcccgacccagggctcggactcgggctcagccccagaagacgacgaactccgcttcgcccgaccccagggctcggacttcgccctggcctcagccgacggcctccgcctcacccgacctaggggctcagactcgacctcggccacggaagacagactcgacctcagcttcggaggagcttccacatcgccgaacctagggcgcagaccagccatgtcaacaggaggcgccatcatcgccctaccccgagctgactcaggccgcaggaaacaagaccggtgtcccatctggctcgctccgccagataggcaatgatggcgccccgcatactctgtgacgacggcggctctcagcccccttacggaagcaagaggacgtcagcaaggactcaaccgctccgacagttgtccctccgccaggctccatcgctcctccgacggccacgacatcacaccagctgggtgccaaaatctctccggctgccacaacggcatgtacttagggcgctagctctcctccgctagacacgtagcactctgctacaccccccattgtacacctggatcctctccttacgtctataaaaggaaggaccagggccctcttagagagggttggccgcgcggggacgaggacgagacaggcactcgcttggggccgctcgctccctctcccgcgtggacgcttgtaaccccctactgcaagcgcacccgacttgggcgcgggacgaacacgaaggccgcgggattcccacctctctcacgccggtctccggccgcctcgctctccccccttcgcgctcgccctcgcgctcgacccatctgggctggggcacgcggcgacattcactcgtcggcccagggacccccgggtctcgaaacgccgacagttagcATCAGTACGAACTGGACCAGGGCAGGAACCCCTGCAATGCCAAGCATCCACCACCAGGTCCCTGGCACCTGACACAGGCAATGGATGTAACATCAATTATTCCTTTTTCTTAATGAAAAGACAGGAGCTCTACCGCTCTACACAGGCAATGGATGtaacatcaattattctttggaaAACAATGTTTTCCAAATTTGTAGAAGATGGCAAGAGTTGAATGTTTAGTTGAGCGGGTACCTTAGTGAAGGCTAGATTGATGAGGTAGGCCAAGAACTGGCCACCAGTGATGAGAAGCCCATTTGTGCTCACTAGAGCACGTCTGATCCTAGCAGGGGAGGCTTCAGAGATGTACAGAGGAGCTGTCATGGAAGCCATTCCAACACCAAGACAAACAAATACCCTCCCAACAATGATAACTCTAGGTGTCGAGGAAAACGCCATGATAACGGCACCTCCAAAGAACAGTGCATCGACAAGTATGATGGAAGGCCTCCTTCCAAACTTGTCATTCATCCAGCCACCAAATGCAGCTCCAAATATAGCTCCAGCAACAACCATACTGACTATTGTCTCCTGTTATTTGGACTAAATAGTGAGTCTGTGACATCAGATATCAACCTTGCTAGAATGTTAGTATTGTCTGAAGAAAATGTTAGATAAACTGAAGTTAAACTTGAACCACCATGCATAATGGGAAATATTGTCATGTACCCTTAATACAGTGCTCTTTTCCACCGCAGCAAAGTCGTCTCTAATGTACAGGAGGGCTCCCGATATGACACCTGGTAAGGAAAATGTCAATAAGGTGATAAATCAATCAACTATACTCCACTTCTTGAGTACGTAAATGAGATGATATGGCAGGCAGGAAGTAAGGATGTCAAAACGTTTTTAAGCAAAAGCACAGCATGCAAGATGTACTACAGGAATAATATCATCATGATAGttgtaaataaaaaggaaaatttTCTGGATTTTCATCAAAATTTCAGGGTGTCGGATAAAGGTTAAAAacaattcctcttaatttcttcaGTAATTTTAAGAAAGATATATTGAGCAATTGGTGATTCATAGTTGAAACTAGAACATTTTGCCCTTCATTATATATTCATGTCATTTGGCAGGTTTATTGTGTTTCAATGCAGTACTAAAATCTCAACTATGAGAAAACCAATCACAGGAGTGGATTGAAACATCTATATATATCAGCTATGGTTACCAGCTATTGCTACAACTAAATGCCTTGAAACAAAAGTCCAGCTGATCTCAAAGCGCTGGCCCGATCCCGCGCCAGCAGCTCGCATAGTTTGAGCTATCCCATCCGCAACGGCCAGGAGGGCGCTCCAGGTGTGTACTGCCGTGTCCAGTTGCTGGTGTTTTTTTCGTGaccttactgaaagggaattaggcttacacctagttcctaaataattttggagattgaattgcccaacacaaataattgggctaactagtttgctctagtgtataagttatacaggtgccaaaggttcacacttagccaataaaaagaccaagtatgggttcaacaaaagagcaaagggacaaccgaaggcacctctggtctggcgcaccggactgtccggtgcaccaccggacagtgtccggtgcaccaccggacagtgtccggtgcaccagaggactccaactcaaactcgccaccttcgggaaaatccagaggcgctccactataattcaccggactgtccggtgtacacctgacagtgtccggtgctccagggaagagcggcctcaggaactcgccagcttcgggaatctccaacggctagtccactataattcaccggacatgtctgatgtgcaccggactgtccggtgtgacaacggagcaacatatatttcggcgccaatggctacctgcggcgcattaaatgcgcgccagcgagcgcagaagtcaggcacgcccatactggcggaccggacactctacagtacatgtccggtgcgccaccggacatccaggcgggcccagaagtccgagctccaacggtcggaacccaacggctttggtgacatggctggcgcactggactgtccggtgcaccatacgacagtcagccccaccaaacggctggtttggtggttggggctataaatacccccaaccaccccacattcaagtcatccaagttttccacttctcaaccacttacaagagctaggcattcaattctagacacacccaagtgatcaaatcctctccaattccactcaaggctttagtgattagcgagagtgatttgccgtgttcgcttgagctcttgcgcttggattgcttttttttctttctcacttgttcttgtgatcaaaactcaattgtaatcaaggcaagaggcaccaattgtgtggtggcccctgtggggaagttttgttcccggttttgatttgagaagagaagctcactcggtcggagggaccgtttgagagagggaaagggttgaaagagacccggtctttgtgaccacctcaacggggagtaggtttgcaagaaccgaacctcggtaaaataaatccttgtgtcacactccttatttgcttgagatttgttttgcaccctctctcgcggactcgtttttatttctaacgctaacccagcttgtagttgtgtttatatttgtaaatttcagtttcgccctattcacccccctctaggcgactatcaattggtatcagagcccggtgcttcattagagcctaaccgctcgaagtgatgtcgggagatcacgccaagaaggagatggagaccggcgaaaagcccactacaagccacgggaacacttcatcggaagagtcccgcaacaagaggaaggagaagaagaaggactcctccaaagggaaggagaagagatcttcttcacaccataaagagaagaaggagaagtcctcttcccacaagccgcatcggagtggggacaagaaaaagagaatgaggaaggtggtctactacgagaccgattcttcatcgacatccacctccggctccgacgcgacatccgtcacttcaaagcgtcaagagcgtaagaagtatagtaagatccccctacgctaccctcgcatttctaaacatacacctttactttccgtcccattaggcaaaccaccaacatttgatggtgaagattatgctaggtggagtgatttaatgcgatttcatctaacctcactccacaaaagtatatgggatgttgttgagtttggtgcacaggtaccatccgtaggggatgacaactatgatgaggatgaagtagcccaaatcgagcacttcaactcccaagccacaaccattctcctcgcctctctaagtagagaggaatataacaaggtgcaagggttgaagaatgcaaaggagatttgggatctactcaagaccgcgcacgagggtgacgaactcaccaagatcaccaagcgggaaacgatcgagggggagctcggtcgcttccgtcttcgccaaggggaggagccacaagatatgtacaaccggctcaaaaccttggtgaaccaagtgcgcaacctcgggagcaagaaatgggacaaccacgaggtggttaaggttattcttagatcactcatcttccttaaccccactcaagttcaattaattcgtggtaatcctagatacacactaatgactcccgaggaagttatcgggaattttgtgagctttgaatgtatgattaagggctcaaagaagatcaatgagcttgatgatccctccacatccgaagcacaactggtggcattcaaggcgacggaggagaagaaggaggagtctacaccaagtagacaaccaatcgacgcttcaaagctcgacaatgaggagatggctttaatcatcaaaagctttcgccaaatcctcaagcaacggaaggggaaggattacaaatcccgttccaagaaggtctgctacaagtgtggtaagcccggtcactttattgctaaatgtccattatcaagtgacagtgacagggacaacgacaagaagggcaagaggagagaaaagaagaggtaccacaagaagaggggcggcgatgcccacgtgtgccgcgaatgggactccgacgagagctccaccgactcctccgacgacgaggacgccgccaacatcgccgtcaccaagggactcctcttccccaacgtcggccacaagtgcctcatggcaaaggacggcaaaaggaagaaggttaaatcaaaatcctccactaaatatgaatcttctagtgatgatagtgctagtgatgaggaagataacttgtgtaccctttttgccaaccttaacatggaacaaaaggaaaaattaaatgaattaattagtgctattcatgaaaaggatgaccttttggattcccaagaggacttcctaattaaggaaaataagaaacatgttaaggttaaaaatgcttatgctctagagatagaaaaatgtgagaaattaactaatgagctaagcacatgccatgacattattgccaaccttagaaatgaaaatgccaaattaattactaaggttgattctcatgtttgtaatgtttcaacttccaatcctagagatgataatgttgatttacttgctaggattgatgagttgaatgtttccattgctagccttaggattgaaaatgagaaattgcttgctaaggctaaagattttgatgtttgcaatgttaccatttctaaCCTTAAAagtaaaaatgacatattacatgctaaggttgtagaattaaaatcttgcaaaccctctacatctatcgttgagcatgtatatatttgtactagatgtagagatgttgatattaatgctattcatgatcacatggctttaattaaacaacaaaatgatcatatagcaaaattagatgctaaaattgccgagcataacttagagaatgaaaaatttaaatttgctcgtagtatgctttataatgggagacgccctggcatcaaggatggcattggcttccaaaggggagacaatgtcaaacttaatgcccctcctaaaagattgtctaattttgtcaagggcaaggctcccatgcctcaggacaacgagggttacattttataccctgtcggttatcccgagagcaaaattaggaggattcactctaggaagtctcactctggccctaaccatgcttttatgtataagggtgagacatctagttctaggcaaccaactcgtgctaagttgcctaaaaagagaactcctaatgcatcaaatgatcatgacatttcattcaaaacttttcatgcatcatatgttttaactaacaaatccggcaaggtagttgccaagtttgttgggggcaaacacaagggctccaagacttgtgtttgggtacccaaagttcttgtttctaatgccaaaggacccaaaaccgtttgggtacctaaagtcaagaactaaacttgttttgtaggtttatgcatccgggggctcaagttggatcatcgatagcgggtgcacaaaccacatgactggggagaagaaaatgttctcctcctacgagaaaaaccaatatccccaacgagcaatcacattcggggatggaaaccaaggtttggtcaaaggattgggtaaaattgctatatctcctgaccattctatttccaatgtttttcttgtagattcattagattacaatttgctttctgtatctcaattatgcaaaatgggttacaactgccttttcactgatgtaggtgtcactatctttagaagaagtgatgattcaataatatttaagggagtgttggagggtcagctatacttagtagattttgatagagctgaactcgacacttgcttaattgctaagacaaacatgggatggctctggcaccgccgactagcccatgttgggatgaagaatcttaacaagcttctaaagggagaacacattttagggctaaccaatgttcattttgagaaagacagggtttgtagcgcatgccaagcaggaaagcaaattggtgcccatcatccacacaagaacatcatgacgaccgacaggccgcttgaactactccacatggatctattcggtccgattgcttacataagcatcggcgggagtaagtattgtcttgtaatagtggatgattattctcgcttcacttgggtgttctttttgcaggaaaaatctcaaacccaagaaaccttaaagggattcttgagacgagctcaaaatgagttcggcttaaggatcaagaaaataagaagcgacaacgggacggagttcaagaactcacaaattgaaggcttccttgaggaggagggcatcaatcatgagttctcttctccctacacccctcaacaaaatggtgtagtggagaggaagaatagaactctattggacatggcaagaaccatgcttgatgagtacaagacttcggatcggttttaggccgaggcggtcaacaccgcctgctacgccatcaaccggttatatctacaccgaatcctcaagaagacatcttatgaactcctaaccggtaaaaagcccaatatttcatatttagagtctttggtagcaaatgttttattcttgttaaaagaggtagaaaatctaaatttgcccctaagactgtagaaggctttttactaggatatgattcaaacacaagggcatatagagtatttaacaagtccactggacaagttgaagtttcttgtgatgttgtgtttgatgagactaatggctctcaagtagagcaagttgatcttgatgagataggtaatgaagaggctccatgcatcgcgctaagaaacatgtccattggggatgtgtgtcctaaggaatccgaagggcctccaaatgcacaagatcaaccgtcctcctccacgcaagcatctccaccgactcaaaacgaggatgaagctcaagttgatgaaatagaaaatcaagcaaatgagccacctcaagatgacgacaatgatcaagggggagatacaaatgatcaagacaaggaggatgaagaacaaagaccgccacacctaagagtccaccaagcaatccaacgagatcaccccgtcgacaccatcctaggcgacattcataagggggtaactactagatctcgtgttgcacatttttgtgagcattactcttttgtttcctctattgagccacacagggtagaggaagcactacaagattcggattgggtggtggcaatgcaagaggagctcaacaacttcactaggaatgaggtatggcatttagttccacgtcctaatcaaaatgttgtaggaaccaaatgggtcttctgcaacaagcaagatgagcatggtgtggtgacaaggaacaaagctcggcttgtggccaagggatactcccaagtcgaaggtttggatttcggtgaaacctatgcactcgtagctaggcttgagtaccatggcttcaagctttatcaaatggacgtgaagagtgccttcctcaatggaccaattaaggaagaggtctatgttgagcaacctcccggctttgaagatagtgagtaccttaaccatgtctataggctctctaaggcgctttatgggctcaagcaagccccaagagcatggtatgaatgcctaagagatttccttatagctaatggcttcaaagtcggcaaggccgatcctactttattcactaaaactcttgacaatgatttgtttgtatgccaaatttatgttgatgatattatatttgggtctactaacgaatctacatgtgaagaatttagtaggatcatgacacaaaaattcgagatgtcgatgatgggggagttgcagtattttctaggattccaagtcaagcaactccaagaaggcaccttcattagccaaacgaagtatactcaagacattctaaccaagtttggaatgaaggatgctaagcccatcaagacacccatgggaaccaatgggcatctcgacctcgacacgggaggtaaatccgtcgatcaaaaggtataccggtcgatgataggttcattactctatttatgtgcatctcgaccgtacattatgctttccgtttggatgtgtgcaagattccaatccgaccctaaggaatctcaccttacggccgtaaaacgaatcttgagatatttggcttacactcctaagtttgggctttggtaccctcagggatccacatttgatttgattggttattcggatgccgattgggcggggtgtaagataaatcgaaagagcacatcggggacttgccagttcttgggaagatccttggtgtcttgggcttcaaagaagcaaaattcggttgctctttccaccgccgaagccgagtacattgccgcaggccattgttgcgcgcaattgctttggatgaggcaaaccctgcgggactacggttacaaattaaccaaagtcccttttctatgtgataatgaaagtgcaatcaagatggcggataatcccgtcgagcatagccgcactaaacacatagccattcagtatcatttccttagggatcaccaacaaaagggagatatcgagatttcttacattaacactaaagataaattagccgatatctttaccaagcctcttgatgaacaaacttttaacaaacttaggcatgagctcaatattcttgattcgcgcaatttcttttgctaaattgcacacatagctcatctgtatacctttaatcatgtctctttcatatactatgactaatgtgttttcaagtcttttttaaaccaagtcataggtgtattgaaaggaaattggagtcttcggcaaagacaaaggcttccactccgtaactcatctttagccgttgctccgcgctcctctccatcttttgggggagagtcaaaagcaaaaggactccatctttggtataatcttcactcatttatttatgaccaaagggggagaaagtaatttaatagggctctaatgactccgtttttggcgattcatgccaaagggggagagagtatgagcccaaagcaaaaggaccgcaccaccacctaactttaaaactaatgattttcaaattggtatctcattgtgttcaaaagggggagaaagtagtattttcaaaattgatatcttaaaaccctcttgaacactaagaggaggatttcattaagggggagttttgtttagtcaaggaaaagcttttgaaacagggaagaaaatttcaaatcttgaaaatgctttgcaaaatcttatttatttacctttgactatttgcaaaagaactttgaaaaggatttacaaaagaatttgcaaaaacaaaacatgtggtgcaagcgtggtccaaaatgttaaaaacaaagaaacaatccatgcatatcttgtaagaatttatattggctcaattccaagcaacctttgcacttacattatgcaaactagttcaattatgcacttctatatttgctttggtttgtgttggcatcaatcaccaaaaagggggagattgaaagggaattaggcttacacctagttcctaaataattttggagattgaattgcccaacacaaataattgggctaactagtttgctctagtgtataagttatacaggtgccaaaggttcacacttagccaataaaaagaccaagtatgggttcaacaaaagagcaaagggacaaccgaaggcacctctggtctggcgcaccggactgtccggtgtgccaccggacagtgtccggtgcaccagaggactccaactcaaactcgccaccttcaggaaaatccagaggcgctccactataattcaccggactgtccggtgctctagggaagagcggcctcaggaacttgccagcttcgggaatctccaacggctagtccactataattcaccggacatgtccgatgtgcaccggactgtccggtgtgacaacggagcaacagatatttcggcgccaacggctacctgcagcgcattaaatgcgcgccagcgagcgcagaagtcaggcacgcccatactggcgcaccggacactctacagtacatgtccggtgcgccaccggacatccaggcggacccagaagtcagagctccaacggtcggaacccaacggctttggtgacgtggctggcgcaccggacatgtccggtgtgcaccggactgtccggtgcaccatacgacagtcagccccaccaaacgactggtttggtggttggggctataaatacccccaaccaccccacattcaagtcatccaagttttccacttctcaaccacttacaagagctaggcattcaattctagacacacccaagtgatcaaatcctctctaattccactcaaggctttagtgattagcgagagtgatttgccgtgttcgcttgagctcttgcgcttggattgcttttttttctttctcacttgttcttgtgatcaaaactcaattgtaatcaaggcaagaggcaccaattgtgtggtggcccctgcggggaagttttgttcccggttttgatttgagaagagaagctcactcggtcggagggaccgtttgagagagggaaagggttgaaagagacccggtctttgtgaccacctcaatggggagtaggtttgcaagaaccgaacctcggtaaaacaaatccttgtgtcacactccttatttgcttgagatttgttttgcaccctctctcgcggactcgtttttatttctaacgctaacccggcttgtagttgtgtttatatttgtaaatttcaatttcgccctattcacccccctctaggcgactatcacttacTTATGATTGATTTGGGCTGGAGCGAACTCTTTTAGGTGGAGAATTGGGAAACCATGGAGAGGTTCAGTGCATCTTCA
This genomic window contains:
- the LOC103652433 gene encoding inositol transporter 4-like, which produces MRAAGAGSGQRFEISWTFVSRHLVVAIAGVISGALLYIRDDFAAVEKSTVLRETIVSMVVAGAIFGAAFGGWMNDKFGRRPSIILVDALFFGGAVIMAFSSTPRVIIVGRVFVCLGVGMASMTAPLYISEASPARIRRALVSTNGLLITGGQFLAYLINLAFTKVPGTWWWMLGIAGVPALVQFVLMLTLPESPRWLYRKIAT